One part of the Thiomicrospira cyclica ALM1 genome encodes these proteins:
- a CDS encoding anhydro-N-acetylmuramic acid kinase has product MNKPHYFIGLMSGTSADGIEACLVKPEDKSMELVGRLSYPLPHADELQALNHSQQISLTQLSQLQRDLGEAFAQAALNLIYQHELQPADITAIGSHGHTLFHAPELGMSLQIGHPAIIAKRTGISTYGDFRVDDMALGGQGAPLAPLFHQAWLHSHNIQQAWMVNIGGMANVSLITPHQPLQGWDTGPGNSLMDEICQQYFNCAFDDQGQLAASVAPNQVWLAQLLDDPYFSQPPPKSTGRDYFNQAWLRECLPAEAWQAPQQLLSTLNALTVYTIAQAVNSINAPVIICGGGSLNRTLIQRLQDKLANQLATHTVETTQDYQTDPLAIEGMLCAWLAQQAWLGNKVDLTSVTGSEKPMILGGCWQGK; this is encoded by the coding sequence ATGAACAAGCCGCACTATTTTATCGGCCTAATGTCTGGCACCAGTGCTGATGGCATTGAGGCCTGCCTCGTGAAACCAGAAGACAAGTCCATGGAACTAGTGGGGCGCTTAAGCTACCCCCTACCTCATGCCGATGAATTACAAGCACTGAATCACAGCCAGCAAATCAGTCTAACGCAACTGTCCCAACTGCAACGTGATCTGGGCGAAGCCTTCGCCCAAGCCGCACTGAATCTTATTTACCAGCATGAGCTTCAGCCCGCCGATATTACCGCCATTGGCAGTCATGGTCATACGCTATTTCATGCACCCGAACTGGGTATGAGTTTACAAATTGGCCATCCGGCGATTATTGCCAAACGTACCGGAATCAGCACCTACGGCGATTTTCGAGTGGATGATATGGCATTAGGCGGTCAAGGGGCACCACTGGCGCCACTGTTTCATCAGGCCTGGTTACACAGTCACAATATTCAACAGGCTTGGATGGTTAATATCGGTGGCATGGCCAATGTCAGCTTAATTACCCCACACCAACCACTACAAGGCTGGGACACCGGACCAGGCAATAGCCTAATGGACGAGATTTGCCAACAGTATTTTAACTGCGCTTTTGATGATCAAGGCCAATTAGCTGCCAGCGTCGCACCTAACCAGGTCTGGTTAGCACAGTTATTAGATGACCCTTATTTTAGCCAGCCCCCACCCAAAAGCACCGGACGTGATTATTTTAATCAGGCATGGCTACGAGAATGCTTACCCGCTGAAGCTTGGCAGGCGCCACAGCAATTACTTAGCACCTTAAACGCGCTCACGGTATACACCATTGCCCAAGCGGTTAATAGCATTAACGCGCCGGTCATTATTTGCGGTGGCGGTAGCTTAAACCGAACGCTAATCCAGCGCTTACAAGATAAATTAGCCAACCAATTAGCCACCCATACCGTGGAAACCACCCAGGATTACCAGACCGACCCATTGGCCATTGAAGGGATGCTCTGTGCCTGGTTGGCGCAGCAGGCCTGGCTGGGCAATAAAGTAGATTTAACGAGTGTTACTGGCAGTGAAAAACCGATGATACTCGGCGGTTGTTGGCAGGGAAAATAG
- a CDS encoding sulfurtransferase TusA family protein, which translates to MPLHPPHQLDLKGLKCPMPVIKVQQAARNLAPGSQLEVLVTDPAAEKDLASWCRINKHDFISCAIFAQPEPQVAPTVWQIRLKLKES; encoded by the coding sequence ATGCCGTTGCATCCGCCCCATCAACTCGATTTAAAGGGACTGAAATGCCCCATGCCGGTGATTAAAGTGCAACAAGCGGCACGCAACCTAGCCCCTGGCAGCCAACTAGAAGTCTTAGTAACAGATCCCGCTGCTGAAAAAGATCTCGCTAGCTGGTGCCGGATTAATAAACATGACTTTATTAGTTGTGCTATTTTTGCCCAACCAGAGCCACAAGTTGCTCCAACCGTTTGGCAAATTAGGCTAAAATTAAAAGAAAGTTAA
- a CDS encoding M23 family metallopeptidase: MPQLPHFRIASASKRLAILFALLLSASVLSQTAHATTDSYQRVSLELPEPSRIDTLVQNENTIEQPALREHRYTLQRNQSLSHALQGIADNGNLLWRIGRHENAHYFTRLRTGDELVMWLTEDGELARMELNRTPTLTYILETNDELADGMAIYAERKEVKTRIVMASGDISDSFYLGVQAVGASPRTIMNLADIYSWEVDFVRELREGDEFTIIYERRYIDGEYIGDGAILAAQLNLKHRNRTINAFRFEQDGELLGYFNENGDNLRKAFMRNPINYTRISSRFQRGRYHPVLQEIRDHKGVDYAAPTGTPIYAAGDGTVKFRGWGRGYGNYIILQHAGRYETVYGHMSRFGKFQQGQRVKQGDVIGYVGMTGLATGPHLHYEFRINGVHHDPLTVEFPGGDPVAAEHKTTFAQWAGLLNSQLRRTDPEVTQLATLFE; the protein is encoded by the coding sequence ATGCCGCAATTACCACATTTTCGTATAGCTTCAGCTTCAAAACGCCTGGCAATTCTATTTGCGCTACTGCTCAGCGCAAGCGTTTTAAGTCAAACAGCGCATGCTACAACGGATAGCTATCAGCGTGTCAGCCTAGAGCTACCCGAACCGTCTAGAATTGACACATTGGTGCAAAACGAAAACACTATCGAACAACCTGCCTTGCGCGAACACCGCTATACCCTGCAACGCAACCAAAGCCTGAGCCATGCCCTACAAGGCATAGCGGATAACGGCAACCTACTATGGCGCATTGGTCGTCATGAAAATGCGCACTACTTCACCCGCCTTCGCACTGGCGATGAATTGGTCATGTGGCTAACTGAAGATGGCGAACTGGCTCGCATGGAGCTCAACAGAACCCCTACCCTGACCTATATTCTTGAAACGAATGATGAACTAGCCGACGGCATGGCGATTTACGCCGAGCGCAAAGAGGTTAAAACCCGCATCGTTATGGCCTCGGGTGACATTAGTGATTCCTTTTATCTGGGCGTGCAAGCCGTAGGCGCCAGCCCACGCACCATTATGAATTTGGCGGATATTTATTCTTGGGAAGTTGATTTTGTCCGAGAATTACGCGAAGGTGACGAGTTCACCATTATTTACGAACGCCGTTATATTGATGGCGAATACATTGGCGATGGTGCCATATTGGCCGCACAACTCAACCTAAAGCATCGTAATCGTACCATCAATGCTTTCCGCTTTGAACAGGACGGCGAGCTACTCGGCTATTTCAACGAAAATGGTGACAACCTGCGCAAAGCCTTTATGCGTAACCCCATAAACTACACCCGTATCAGCTCGCGCTTCCAGCGTGGCCGCTACCACCCAGTACTACAGGAAATCCGTGATCACAAGGGCGTTGACTATGCCGCCCCTACCGGAACCCCTATTTACGCGGCCGGTGACGGTACGGTCAAGTTCCGCGGCTGGGGTCGTGGTTATGGCAACTACATCATTTTGCAACACGCGGGGCGTTATGAAACCGTCTATGGCCATATGTCACGATTCGGCAAATTTCAGCAGGGACAACGGGTAAAACAAGGCGATGTTATTGGCTATGTTGGCATGACTGGCCTAGCAACCGGCCCACACCTGCACTACGAATTCCGCATTAACGGCGTGCATCACGACCCCTTAACCGTTGAGTTCCCGGGTGGCGATCCGGTGGCAGCGGAACACAAAACGACTTTTGCCCAATGGGCCGGCCTGCTCAACAGTCAACTGCGCCGTACTGACCCAGAAGTGACGCAACTCGCGACACTGTTCGAGTAG
- a CDS encoding TorF family putative porin: protein MKNALKLKSLALSVAVASSSMAVMAPNVAQAELTGNIGMMSEYYFRGISQSEGVVSPEFGVDYEHESGLYLGLWSAKVADSDVEYDIYGGYETEISGFTLGAGFTLYRYLEGNFDTPYDELNFWAGYGPLTVMYDRGINRDADDNGKDIDYSVISAELEYAGFYGIYGKGMDFAGKGVDHTYMQLGYSTEIYTDTSIDFSILRSSKEATGGDEETTLLLGINKSFSFM from the coding sequence ATGAAAAATGCATTAAAATTAAAATCTTTAGCTTTATCAGTAGCGGTTGCTTCATCTTCAATGGCGGTAATGGCGCCTAACGTCGCGCAAGCCGAATTGACCGGTAACATTGGTATGATGTCAGAATACTATTTCCGTGGTATTTCACAATCTGAGGGTGTTGTTTCACCTGAGTTTGGTGTTGATTACGAGCACGAGTCTGGTTTGTACTTGGGTTTATGGTCGGCAAAAGTTGCTGATAGTGATGTTGAGTATGACATCTATGGTGGTTACGAAACCGAAATCAGTGGCTTTACCTTGGGTGCGGGTTTTACATTATACCGCTACTTGGAAGGGAATTTTGATACGCCTTATGATGAATTAAATTTTTGGGCAGGTTATGGTCCATTAACAGTTATGTATGATCGTGGTATCAACCGTGATGCTGATGATAATGGTAAAGATATTGATTATTCTGTTATTAGTGCCGAATTAGAGTATGCCGGCTTCTATGGTATTTATGGCAAAGGTATGGATTTCGCTGGCAAAGGCGTAGATCACACTTACATGCAGTTAGGTTATAGCACCGAAATCTATACTGATACTTCGATTGATTTCTCAATCTTACGTTCGAGTAAAGAAGCAACGGGTGGTGATGAAGAAACCACTTTATTACTTGGTATCAACAAGTCATTTAGCTTTATGTAA
- a CDS encoding winged helix-turn-helix domain-containing protein, whose amino-acid sequence MLKKNLKKGGRMQVEQKLPGEVLSASIRGRIWLMAPNGESYFGKGRVVLLERIAEYGSISQAAKSMNMSYKKAWRLVDEMNQAAVEPLVVSETGGRQGGGTRITEAAERVIAQYHQLHAALLAFCAEQERILAPDQAGRSSG is encoded by the coding sequence ATGCTTAAAAAAAATTTAAAAAAAGGTGGTCGGATGCAGGTTGAACAAAAACTACCCGGTGAGGTGTTAAGTGCGTCAATTCGAGGGCGTATCTGGTTGATGGCGCCAAATGGTGAAAGTTATTTTGGCAAGGGTCGCGTTGTATTGTTGGAGCGAATCGCGGAGTATGGCTCAATCAGTCAGGCAGCTAAATCGATGAATATGTCTTATAAAAAAGCTTGGCGTTTGGTGGATGAGATGAATCAGGCGGCCGTAGAGCCTTTGGTGGTGAGTGAAACCGGCGGGCGCCAGGGTGGTGGCACGAGGATTACCGAGGCCGCCGAACGGGTAATTGCGCAGTATCATCAATTGCACGCTGCGTTATTAGCTTTTTGTGCCGAGCAAGAGCGCATTCTTGCGCCAGATCAGGCTGGAAGGTCTAGCGGATAA
- the nrdA gene encoding class 1a ribonucleoside-diphosphate reductase subunit alpha: MSNTSSSEILVVKRDGRKESIDLEKIHRVITWAAEGLDEVSVSEVELRSHIQFYDGIKTADIHETIIKSAADLISENSPDYQHLAARLAIFHLRKKAFGRFTPPSLFEQINKMVRAGRYDAQLLEDFSKSEIDELDSYIQHDRDLTFSYAAVKQLEGKYLVQNRVTGEIYESPQFIYMLIPMCLFSHYDGTTRLNLIKRFYDAASNFKLSLPTPIMSGVRTPTRQFSSCVLIECGDSLDSINATSSSIVKYVSQRAGIGVNIGRVRALGSAIRGGEAFHTGLIPFIKHFQTAVKSCSQGGVRGGAATLFYPLWHLEVESLLVLKNNRGVEENRARHLDYGVQLNKVMYQRLLEGGMITLFSPSDAPGLYDAFFEDQAEFERLYQLYEADPAIRKKQIKALDLFSQLAQERAQTGRIYIQNVDHSNTHSPFDSKQAPVRQSNLCLEIALPTKPLKSVDDPNGEIALCTLSAFNLGAIEDLDELEELSELIVRALDSLLDYQDYPIKAAQIASLDRRTLGVGVTNLAYYLAKHGVRYSDGSANDLVHRTFEAIQYYLLKASNRLAGEFGACPKFNETTYAQGILPIDTYKKEVDGICSTQLHYDWETLRREITSTGLRNSTLTALMPCETSSQITNSTNGIEPPRGYISVKASKDGILKQVVPGFKEIKDNYELLWQIPNNTGYIQLVAIMQKFVDQAISANTNYDPSKFEQGKVPIKQIMQDLLYCYKLGLKTLYYHNTRDGASDSQDDDGCAGGACKL; encoded by the coding sequence ATGTCGAATACAAGCTCTTCTGAAATTTTAGTCGTCAAACGTGACGGACGTAAAGAATCCATTGATCTTGAAAAAATTCACCGTGTGATTACCTGGGCGGCAGAAGGCTTGGACGAGGTCTCCGTCTCTGAGGTTGAATTGCGTTCGCATATTCAATTCTATGATGGTATTAAAACGGCTGACATTCACGAAACCATTATCAAATCGGCCGCCGATTTGATTTCTGAAAACTCACCAGACTATCAACACCTGGCCGCCCGATTAGCGATTTTTCATTTGCGCAAAAAAGCCTTTGGGCGCTTTACCCCACCATCGTTGTTCGAGCAAATCAACAAAATGGTGCGCGCAGGTCGTTATGATGCCCAGTTGCTAGAGGATTTCAGCAAAAGCGAAATTGATGAGCTTGATAGCTATATCCAACATGATCGTGATTTAACCTTTAGTTATGCTGCCGTTAAGCAACTCGAAGGCAAATACCTAGTCCAAAACCGGGTAACCGGTGAAATTTACGAAAGTCCGCAATTTATCTATATGCTAATCCCAATGTGCCTGTTTAGTCACTATGACGGCACAACGAGGTTGAACTTGATCAAGCGTTTTTATGATGCCGCCTCAAATTTCAAACTATCACTACCAACCCCGATTATGTCAGGCGTACGTACACCAACGCGGCAGTTTAGCTCCTGCGTACTCATTGAATGTGGCGACTCACTCGATTCGATTAATGCAACCTCCTCGTCGATTGTTAAATACGTCTCGCAACGTGCGGGTATTGGGGTCAATATTGGCCGCGTCCGAGCACTTGGCAGCGCGATTCGGGGTGGTGAAGCGTTCCACACCGGTCTAATCCCTTTTATCAAGCACTTTCAAACCGCGGTTAAATCCTGTTCACAGGGCGGTGTGCGTGGCGGTGCCGCTACCTTGTTCTACCCTTTATGGCACCTTGAAGTGGAATCCTTACTGGTATTAAAAAACAACCGTGGTGTAGAGGAGAACCGTGCCCGCCACTTGGACTATGGCGTACAACTGAATAAAGTCATGTATCAACGCCTGCTTGAAGGCGGCATGATTACCCTATTCAGCCCTTCTGATGCACCAGGCCTGTATGATGCGTTTTTTGAAGACCAGGCTGAGTTTGAACGTTTGTACCAACTCTATGAAGCGGATCCTGCCATTCGTAAAAAACAAATCAAAGCGCTCGATTTGTTCTCTCAACTAGCACAAGAACGTGCGCAAACTGGTCGCATTTATATTCAAAACGTCGATCATAGCAATACCCACAGTCCGTTTGACTCCAAACAAGCACCCGTGCGCCAATCCAACCTGTGCCTAGAAATTGCACTACCCACTAAGCCGCTAAAATCGGTTGATGATCCGAATGGTGAAATCGCACTTTGTACGCTATCGGCGTTTAACTTGGGGGCCATTGAAGACCTGGATGAACTTGAAGAACTGTCTGAACTGATTGTGCGCGCACTAGATAGTTTATTGGATTACCAAGACTACCCGATTAAAGCCGCGCAGATTGCCAGCCTCGATCGCCGCACCCTAGGGGTTGGTGTCACCAACCTCGCCTACTATCTTGCGAAACATGGTGTGCGCTATTCCGATGGCTCCGCAAATGACTTGGTGCACCGCACCTTTGAGGCCATTCAATACTACCTACTTAAAGCATCCAATCGACTAGCTGGTGAGTTTGGTGCCTGTCCAAAATTTAATGAAACCACCTATGCGCAGGGTATTTTACCGATCGATACCTACAAAAAAGAGGTTGATGGTATTTGCTCAACTCAGCTTCATTACGATTGGGAAACCTTGCGTCGCGAAATTACCAGCACTGGTTTGCGTAACTCGACCCTAACCGCGTTGATGCCCTGCGAAACCTCATCACAAATTACTAATTCGACCAACGGCATTGAACCGCCGCGCGGCTACATCTCGGTCAAAGCCTCTAAAGACGGTATTCTGAAACAAGTTGTACCAGGATTTAAAGAGATTAAGGACAACTATGAATTGCTGTGGCAGATTCCAAACAATACCGGATATATCCAACTGGTAGCGATTATGCAAAAGTTTGTTGACCAAGCGATTTCGGCCAACACAAATTATGACCCGTCAAAATTTGAACAAGGCAAGGTGCCGATTAAACAGATCATGCAAGATTTACTGTATTGTTACAAACTTGGTTTAAAAACCCTCTATTACCATAACACCCGTGACGGTGCATCTGATTCGCAAGATGATGATGGCTGTGCTGGCGGTGCGTGTAAACTATAA